A single window of Caldicellulosiruptor bescii DSM 6725 DNA harbors:
- a CDS encoding sulfurtransferase TusA family protein, whose protein sequence is MAEYFIDAKGLQCPGPITQLFKQMKEAQSGDVVTIEVTDPAFKRDVESWCKKTKNELLELKEENGVIQAKIKKA, encoded by the coding sequence ATGGCAGAATATTTTATTGATGCAAAAGGGCTTCAGTGTCCAGGACCTATTACCCAGCTTTTTAAACAAATGAAGGAAGCACAAAGTGGAGATGTTGTAACAATTGAAGTGACAGACCCAGCGTTCAAACGTGATGTTGAGAGCTGGTGTAAAAAGACCAAGAATGAGCTTTTGGAGCTCAAAGAAGAAAATGGTGTAATTCAAGCAAAGATTAAAAAGGCTTAA
- a CDS encoding S1C family serine protease produces MRKSIKIWLAGFIVIFILSNIVFAQTIAVTPKEIDGKTYVDIDSLKDFLNFDYTKTQNSLIIQKKDLSISEVIDKVNKSVVAIIGDSKKIKADDFYYSKIPAGLSHGSGVVIDKNGLILTNNHVVEDLKQPYVIFYDAKAYKATVLYSDKEIDLAILRVNRTNLTPIEIENPKNIYVGQEVLAIGTPLFLGWRNSVTKGIISGLNRPVDEVYTFLQTDASINPGNSGGPLVNMQGKLVGINTLGIDYWQGINFAIPAENILYFLDHYKKFGRIKRCYLGLEFEDSWLSYVGLPSNLGLKIIDVKADSPLKGFAQENDILVTIDSYHINSIAEYNQTLMKYLPGNKVKIKIKRNGKILEKEVILKEWPTNK; encoded by the coding sequence ATGAGAAAAAGTATAAAGATATGGCTGGCTGGATTTATTGTAATATTTATTCTTTCAAACATTGTATTTGCCCAGACTATTGCCGTGACTCCAAAAGAGATTGACGGAAAAACCTATGTTGATATTGACTCTTTGAAAGACTTTTTAAACTTTGATTACACCAAAACGCAAAATAGCCTGATAATTCAGAAAAAAGACCTGTCCATAAGTGAGGTCATTGACAAGGTAAACAAGTCTGTTGTAGCAATCATCGGTGACAGCAAAAAGATTAAAGCAGACGACTTTTACTACAGCAAAATCCCAGCTGGACTTTCTCACGGATCTGGTGTTGTAATTGATAAAAATGGACTGATTTTGACAAACAACCATGTTGTTGAAGATTTAAAACAGCCTTATGTTATCTTCTACGATGCCAAGGCTTACAAGGCAACTGTACTTTACAGTGACAAAGAAATTGACCTTGCAATTTTGAGAGTTAACCGAACCAATCTTACCCCAATTGAAATTGAAAATCCGAAAAATATTTATGTGGGTCAGGAAGTTTTGGCAATAGGCACACCGCTTTTTTTAGGATGGCGAAATAGTGTCACAAAGGGAATAATAAGCGGACTTAATAGACCTGTAGATGAAGTCTATACATTTTTGCAAACAGATGCAAGCATCAATCCAGGTAACAGCGGTGGCCCACTTGTTAATATGCAGGGAAAACTTGTAGGGATAAATACTCTCGGTATTGATTACTGGCAGGGAATTAACTTTGCAATTCCTGCAGAGAATATACTTTATTTCCTTGACCACTACAAAAAGTTTGGTAGAATCAAAAGATGTTACTTAGGTCTTGAGTTTGAAGACAGTTGGCTCTCGTATGTTGGGCTTCCGTCTAACCTCGGTCTTAAAATTATTGATGTAAAAGCTGATAGTCCTTTAAAAGGATTTGCTCAAGAAAATGATATACTTGTTACAATTGACAGCTACCATATCAATTCTATTGCAGAATACAATCAAACTCTTATGAAATATCTTCCTGGTAATAAGGTAAAGATAAAAATCAAAAGAAACGGCAAAATTCTTGAAAAAGAAGTCATTTTGAAAGAGTGGCCAACAAACAAATAG
- a CDS encoding THUMP domain-containing class I SAM-dependent RNA methyltransferase, translating into MIELFVATPLGTESVAKEELVRLGYKNLKVENGRIFVSAELEDIPKLNINLRTPNRIFAILNKFKAKTFDELFDGVYSYSWHEILPKDAKILVTGRTEKSKLVSIRACQSITKKAIVEKLKSKYSVNLLGETGQLFKIEIAMINDIAYLLFDTTGDSLHKRGYRKLISKAPLKENIAATLILLAKWKDDEEVFWDPFCGSGTIAIEAAMIARNIAPGINRTFLAEENGFISPQIWKKSRLEAIERIDYQKKFEILSSDIDENMIHIAKVNAKEIGVDKDIRFFRADARKIKKPSEKGIIVTNPPYGERIDDINIFELYRDFGRCLKTFDNWHFFVLSAYSKIEKAFGRKADKNRKLYNGKIKTYLYFYFQL; encoded by the coding sequence GTGATAGAACTTTTTGTTGCCACGCCTTTAGGTACAGAGTCGGTTGCAAAGGAAGAGCTGGTAAGGCTGGGATATAAAAACTTGAAAGTTGAAAATGGAAGGATTTTTGTGTCAGCTGAGCTTGAAGACATACCCAAGCTCAATATAAATTTAAGAACGCCAAACAGAATTTTTGCTATCTTAAATAAGTTCAAGGCTAAGACTTTTGATGAACTATTTGATGGAGTGTACAGCTACTCTTGGCATGAAATACTGCCAAAAGATGCAAAGATTCTGGTAACTGGCAGGACAGAAAAGTCTAAACTGGTTAGTATAAGGGCATGTCAGTCTATAACTAAAAAAGCAATAGTTGAAAAACTAAAATCAAAATACAGTGTAAACTTGCTTGGAGAGACTGGACAGCTTTTCAAGATAGAAATTGCAATGATAAATGACATTGCTTATCTGCTTTTTGACACAACAGGCGATTCTCTTCACAAAAGAGGTTATCGGAAGCTTATTTCTAAAGCGCCTTTGAAAGAAAACATAGCAGCAACTTTAATCTTGCTTGCCAAATGGAAAGACGATGAAGAAGTATTCTGGGACCCATTTTGTGGTTCTGGAACCATAGCAATTGAAGCAGCAATGATTGCCAGAAACATAGCTCCTGGTATTAATAGAACCTTTCTGGCTGAAGAAAATGGATTTATTTCACCGCAGATATGGAAAAAATCAAGGCTTGAGGCAATTGAGAGAATTGACTATCAAAAAAAATTTGAAATACTATCTTCAGATATTGACGAGAATATGATACACATTGCAAAGGTAAACGCAAAGGAGATTGGAGTAGATAAAGACATAAGATTTTTCAGGGCAGATGCAAGGAAAATTAAAAAACCTTCAGAAAAAGGTATAATTGTGACAAACCCACCGTATGGAGAGAGGATTGATGATATAAACATATTTGAGCTTTATAGAGATTTTGGTAGATGTCTTAAAACATTTGATAACTGGCACTTTTTTGTGTTATCAGCGTATAGCAAAATTGAAAAAGCATTTGGCAGAAAAGCAGACAAGAATAGGAAGCTTTACAATGGTAAGATAAAAACATATCTTTATTTCTATTTTCAGTTATAA
- a CDS encoding DUF6485 family protein: MECTLSKNLSICTCTYEPCSRKGRCCECLHYHRKNGQLPACYFSKEAERTYDRSIENFIRDYSSRK; this comes from the coding sequence ATGGAGTGTACACTTTCAAAAAACCTTTCAATCTGCACATGTACTTATGAACCGTGTTCAAGAAAGGGAAGATGCTGCGAGTGTTTGCACTATCACAGGAAAAATGGACAGCTCCCTGCCTGCTATTTTTCAAAAGAAGCAGAAAGAACATATGACCGTTCAATAGAAAACTTTATTCGTGACTATTCTTCAAGGAAATAA
- a CDS encoding DUF6873 family GME fold protein — protein sequence MKYLKFPYIPESKATHILLDKRAYDKFIYTLEDLGIKIIICENCDDVYPAISSHPDIFYFHYEDNLIFAAPNSPRKTTEELKKLGFNIIFGEKAVLGKYPEDVKYNIAKVGTKVFHNFKFTDRIVAKRIEDDNLQRIHIKQGYSKCSILIVNSNTIITSDKGIYKKALENGIDSLLISPGFIKLEGLNYGFIGGCGGLISKNIMAFNGDISMHPDYLSIKNFLKKYDIEILNVAGLQLSDIGSIIPLCQE from the coding sequence TTGAAATACTTAAAATTTCCATATATACCAGAAAGTAAAGCTACACACATTTTGCTTGACAAAAGAGCGTACGATAAGTTTATCTATACGCTAGAAGATTTAGGTATAAAAATAATAATATGTGAAAACTGTGACGATGTTTATCCTGCGATATCTTCTCACCCTGATATATTTTATTTTCACTATGAAGACAATTTAATCTTTGCCGCTCCCAACTCACCAAGAAAAACCACAGAGGAACTGAAAAAACTTGGATTTAATATAATATTTGGAGAGAAAGCTGTTTTGGGAAAATATCCTGAGGATGTAAAGTACAATATCGCAAAAGTTGGCACAAAAGTCTTTCACAATTTTAAATTTACTGATAGAATAGTAGCAAAAAGAATAGAAGATGATAACCTTCAAAGGATTCATATAAAACAAGGGTATAGTAAATGTTCAATCTTGATTGTAAATTCAAATACAATTATTACCTCTGATAAAGGAATTTACAAAAAAGCCTTAGAAAATGGAATAGATAGCTTACTTATATCGCCAGGCTTTATTAAATTAGAAGGACTTAACTATGGTTTTATTGGCGGCTGTGGGGGGTTAATTAGCAAAAATATTATGGCTTTTAATGGTGATATTTCAATGCATCCAGATTATTTGAGTATAAAAAATTTTCTTAAAAAGTATGATATTGAAATCTTGAATGTGGCGGGTTTACAGCTTTCAGATATAGGTTCTATCATTCCTTTGTGTCAGGAGTAG
- a CDS encoding aminopeptidase, whose product MNEKSYGQELYEKLSYTSKNAWEVLKEEEKPFVFDLAEKYKHFLNCAKTEREVVEYFIERAKEKGYKEFNNNIQELKPGDKVYFVNNNKSILFAHIGKKPLKEGFNLIGSHIDSPRLDLKPKPLYESSELALLKTHYYGGIKKYHWVNVPLSIHGVVVKSDGSKVKITIGEDENDPVFYITDLLVHLSSDQLQKKASEAIPAENLNVLIGSMPFNDEKVKEKVKLNVLKILNDKYGITEEDLISADIEVVPAAKARDVGLDRSLIGAYGQDDRACSFLAAESIFSIDETPEKTALVYLVDKEEIGSVGISSAEASFFDVSVAKLMKALGEYESSLDLALCFENSAAISGDVAAALDPTYEGAYDKLNSTLIGHGVTIEKYTGVRGKYSGSEATAEYVGKIRNFLNSNNICWQTGLLGKVDQGGGGTIALFIARKMINVIDSGVPALSMHSTFEITSKVDVYMTYKFYSEFLRKFE is encoded by the coding sequence ATGAACGAAAAGTCTTATGGACAGGAGCTTTATGAAAAATTATCCTACACTTCAAAAAATGCATGGGAAGTTTTAAAAGAAGAAGAAAAGCCTTTTGTTTTTGATTTGGCAGAAAAGTATAAGCACTTTTTGAACTGTGCAAAGACAGAAAGAGAAGTTGTTGAATATTTCATAGAAAGAGCTAAAGAAAAAGGATATAAAGAATTTAACAATAATATCCAAGAATTAAAGCCAGGTGATAAAGTATATTTTGTCAACAATAACAAAAGCATCTTGTTTGCTCATATAGGCAAAAAGCCTTTAAAGGAAGGATTTAATCTGATAGGTAGCCATATAGATTCTCCACGACTTGACTTAAAACCAAAGCCACTATATGAGTCAAGTGAGCTTGCTCTTTTGAAGACACACTACTATGGTGGCATTAAAAAATATCACTGGGTAAATGTACCACTTAGCATCCACGGAGTTGTTGTGAAAAGTGATGGTTCAAAAGTAAAGATTACAATTGGTGAAGACGAAAATGACCCTGTTTTTTATATAACAGACCTTCTTGTTCACTTGTCTTCTGATCAGCTTCAGAAAAAGGCAAGCGAGGCAATTCCCGCTGAAAACTTGAATGTGCTTATAGGAAGTATGCCGTTTAATGATGAGAAGGTGAAAGAAAAAGTAAAACTTAATGTCTTGAAAATTCTAAATGATAAATATGGTATTACAGAAGAGGACCTTATTTCAGCTGACATTGAGGTTGTGCCGGCTGCAAAAGCGCGTGATGTAGGACTTGACAGAAGCTTAATTGGTGCATATGGTCAGGATGACAGAGCGTGCAGTTTTTTAGCAGCAGAAAGCATCTTTTCAATAGATGAAACTCCGGAAAAAACTGCGCTGGTCTATTTGGTTGACAAAGAGGAGATAGGAAGTGTAGGAATATCAAGTGCTGAGGCAAGCTTTTTTGATGTATCAGTTGCAAAGCTAATGAAAGCTTTGGGTGAGTATGAAAGTAGCCTTGATTTGGCTCTTTGCTTTGAAAACTCAGCAGCAATTTCGGGTGATGTTGCAGCAGCACTGGACCCAACATATGAAGGTGCTTATGATAAGCTCAATTCTACGTTAATTGGACATGGTGTTACCATTGAAAAGTATACAGGAGTTAGAGGCAAATACAGTGGTTCTGAAGCAACAGCAGAGTATGTAGGCAAAATCAGAAACTTTTTGAATTCAAATAACATCTGCTGGCAGACAGGTCTTTTAGGTAAAGTTGACCAAGGCGGTGGAGGTACAATTGCTCTGTTTATCGCAAGAAAGATGATAAATGTGATTGACTCAGGCGTTCCAGCTCTGTCTATGCACTCAACATTTGAAATAACAAGCAAGGTCGATGTGTATATGACATATAAGTTTTATAGTGAATTTTTGAGAAAGTTTGAATGA
- the ytxC gene encoding putative sporulation protein YtxC — translation MQILSLGVADDPVFVYESLKKQLDRNENVKGLFIEPNQCGSITFYGIFLSDDEIKKNFDLNAYERVKYFVADAIANVIIEYTREKFLFKLIKQDYYFLDEIEAKKIYQESQKRLNELTSAQSFSRVKFEIIKKVLDYLDSNFEFNFEGFLTFRLKEYIKTIQNIVEDVTNKYLLEREYFQFINLLRYFTDIQESKIEHVDVIPTAKMYLLLDREGNEIKDEFYELLSKNFKLNLSKEDILLSRLISLSPQNIIFHKHQDTTIPADILEILSLVFDKKLQFCTSCKIKYVDSFSSKSEE, via the coding sequence ATGCAAATATTGAGTTTGGGAGTGGCAGACGATCCTGTTTTTGTATATGAGAGTTTAAAAAAACAGCTGGATAGGAATGAAAATGTGAAAGGACTTTTTATTGAGCCAAATCAATGTGGTAGTATCACATTTTATGGTATTTTTTTAAGCGATGATGAAATCAAAAAAAACTTTGATTTGAATGCTTATGAGAGAGTAAAATATTTTGTTGCTGATGCAATAGCAAATGTAATAATTGAGTACACCAGAGAAAAATTTCTTTTTAAACTAATAAAACAAGACTATTATTTTTTAGATGAAATAGAAGCAAAGAAAATATATCAAGAAAGTCAAAAAAGATTAAATGAACTGACAAGTGCACAGAGCTTTTCAAGGGTAAAATTCGAAATAATAAAAAAGGTACTTGACTATTTAGACTCTAACTTTGAATTTAATTTTGAAGGTTTTTTGACCTTCAGATTAAAAGAATATATAAAGACAATTCAAAATATTGTGGAAGATGTTACAAATAAATACCTTCTGGAAAGGGAATACTTTCAGTTTATAAACCTTCTAAGATATTTTACAGACATTCAAGAATCAAAGATAGAACATGTAGATGTTATCCCGACTGCTAAAATGTATTTGCTTCTTGACAGAGAAGGAAATGAAATAAAAGATGAGTTTTATGAGCTTTTATCGAAAAATTTTAAGTTAAATCTTTCAAAAGAAGATATACTTCTGAGTAGACTAATTTCACTCTCCCCTCAAAATATTATTTTTCACAAACACCAGGATACAACTATTCCAGCGGATATACTTGAAATTCTCTCTCTTGTATTTGATAAAAAACTTCAATTTTGCACTTCTTGCAAGATAAAATACGTAGATAGTTTTTCGTCCAAGAGTGAGGAATAG
- a CDS encoding B12-binding domain-containing radical SAM protein, with amino-acid sequence MILLVAINSKYVHTNLAVRYLYQLCKENYPCEYIEFNINQPLQDVLYEILSKKPEYVAISTYIWNRSYVEKLVEGLKKAQKSIKIILGGPEVYFDSLEEWKFVDSIIRGEGEYPFLDLCEHIAVGRQYTQKEYPPFDLSKLPFAYKDEKLDTSRIYYYESSRGCPFRCSYCLSSIEKGVRFMPLEKVFEELDYLFKKQVRLIKFVDRTFNANKERAIKIIEFCKQKSQTTQIHFEIDPTLLDNDIISAINNSKDDLFRLEIGIQSFNPQTLDAIDRFYDIDKIDKNLKKLMENKKAIVHLDLIAGLPYEDFLSFKRSLDKTILYFADEVQLGFLKMLKGTKIRNEATKYNYEFFKDPPYEVISNSFISFEEIYKLKKVEDLIDKVYNRQYLYFTLRYIFQIVSPSEFFEKLSSKVNSNLNTREFIKELYRIIKDNFVLDTSILNSLFRFDILRRFPEEFLPEELAMTKEEKERIKQAIYQAKEYQDIGEPKEIIRSSRACIFEFDIERFVEDNSIEKGNFLYIFFGEKIKKIKLQ; translated from the coding sequence ATGATACTGCTTGTTGCAATAAACTCAAAGTATGTTCATACAAATTTAGCGGTAAGATACCTTTATCAGCTCTGCAAAGAAAACTATCCATGTGAGTATATTGAGTTTAATATTAATCAGCCTTTGCAGGATGTACTTTATGAAATTTTGAGTAAAAAACCTGAATATGTTGCAATTTCAACATATATCTGGAACAGGAGCTATGTTGAAAAGCTTGTTGAAGGATTAAAAAAGGCGCAAAAAAGCATAAAAATAATTCTTGGCGGGCCAGAGGTGTATTTTGACAGTCTTGAAGAGTGGAAATTTGTAGACTCAATAATCAGAGGAGAAGGAGAGTATCCTTTTTTAGATTTGTGTGAGCATATTGCAGTTGGCAGGCAATATACCCAAAAAGAATATCCTCCATTTGATTTGAGTAAACTTCCTTTTGCATACAAAGATGAAAAATTAGACACCAGCAGAATCTATTATTATGAAAGCAGCAGAGGCTGCCCTTTTAGATGTTCATATTGTCTTTCTTCCATTGAAAAAGGTGTTCGATTTATGCCTCTTGAAAAGGTGTTTGAAGAGCTTGACTATCTTTTTAAAAAACAAGTAAGACTTATAAAGTTTGTTGACAGGACATTTAATGCAAACAAAGAAAGAGCAATAAAAATAATAGAATTTTGCAAACAAAAGTCGCAAACTACCCAAATTCACTTTGAAATAGACCCAACACTTTTAGACAATGACATTATCAGTGCAATAAATAATTCTAAAGATGATCTTTTCAGACTTGAAATAGGTATTCAGAGTTTCAATCCACAAACTCTTGATGCAATAGATAGATTTTATGACATAGATAAAATTGATAAAAACTTGAAAAAACTTATGGAGAACAAAAAAGCCATTGTTCATCTTGACTTAATAGCGGGCCTGCCATATGAAGATTTTTTGAGTTTTAAAAGAAGTCTTGACAAGACTATATTGTATTTTGCCGATGAAGTTCAGCTTGGGTTTTTAAAAATGTTAAAAGGAACAAAGATAAGAAATGAAGCAACTAAATACAATTATGAATTTTTTAAAGACCCGCCGTATGAGGTTATTTCAAATAGCTTTATTAGCTTTGAAGAGATTTATAAGCTTAAAAAGGTAGAAGATTTAATAGACAAAGTTTACAATAGGCAGTACCTCTATTTTACTTTAAGATACATCTTTCAAATAGTCTCTCCATCAGAATTTTTTGAAAAGCTTTCAAGCAAAGTGAATAGCAATTTAAACACAAGGGAGTTTATAAAAGAGCTTTACAGAATCATTAAAGATAATTTTGTTTTAGACACAAGTATATTGAACAGTTTGTTCAGATTTGACATTCTAAGAAGGTTTCCGGAAGAATTTTTGCCTGAGGAATTGGCAATGACAAAAGAGGAAAAAGAAAGAATTAAACAAGCAATATATCAAGCTAAAGAATACCAAGATATCGGAGAACCAAAAGAGATTATAAGAAGCTCAAGAGCTTGCATATTTGAATTTGACATCGAAAGGTTTGTAGAAGATAATAGTATTGAAAAAGGGAATTTTTTATATATCTTTTTTGGAGAAAAAATAAAGAAGATAAAACTTCAGTGA
- a CDS encoding metal-sensitive transcriptional regulator, translated as MSENERKEEVLSRLKNIKGHIEGIIKMVEEEKECEEIMLQIIAVKKALEKVGYYIIESHAEKCLSDDKNKAQVQKILNIMMKFLS; from the coding sequence GTGTCTGAGAATGAAAGGAAAGAAGAGGTTCTTTCAAGACTTAAAAATATCAAAGGTCACATAGAAGGAATTATTAAAATGGTAGAAGAAGAAAAAGAATGTGAAGAGATTATGCTCCAGATAATTGCTGTCAAGAAAGCTTTGGAAAAAGTGGGATATTATATAATAGAAAGTCATGCTGAAAAGTGCTTGTCAGATGATAAGAACAAGGCTCAGGTCCAAAAAATATTGAATATCATGATGAAATTTTTAAGTTGA
- a CDS encoding 4Fe-4S binding protein, translating into MRKAVLNKSMCDRSPFCPALRSCKFGAIKRNVRGFFDVEIEIDKEKCTGCSVCVRFCPQGAIKMVEE; encoded by the coding sequence ATGAGAAAAGCAGTATTGAACAAAAGCATGTGTGATAGGTCTCCTTTTTGTCCTGCTTTGCGTTCGTGCAAGTTTGGTGCAATAAAAAGAAATGTAAGAGGATTTTTTGATGTAGAGATTGAAATTGACAAGGAAAAGTGTACTGGATGCAGTGTATGTGTAAGGTTTTGTCCGCAGGGAGCTATAAAGATGGTTGAAGAGTAG
- a CDS encoding DsrE/DsrF/DrsH-like family protein, with translation MREDKKTIIVFSNDMDKVMAAFVIATGAAAMGDEVTMFFTFWGLNVLRDAKKKVQGKSFLEKMFGAMMPKGVEKLPLSKMNFLGIGPKLMKYMMKKKNVMMLPEMIKQAQELGIKMVACSMSMDVMGIKKEELIDGVEIGGVATYLGEASEAGVNLFI, from the coding sequence ATGAGAGAAGACAAAAAGACAATCATTGTGTTTTCAAACGATATGGATAAGGTTATGGCAGCATTTGTAATTGCAACTGGTGCTGCTGCAATGGGTGATGAGGTCACAATGTTTTTTACATTCTGGGGTTTGAATGTTCTAAGAGATGCTAAGAAAAAGGTACAGGGAAAATCTTTCTTGGAAAAAATGTTTGGTGCTATGATGCCAAAAGGGGTTGAAAAACTCCCGCTTTCCAAGATGAACTTTTTAGGGATTGGTCCAAAGCTTATGAAATATATGATGAAAAAGAAAAATGTGATGATGTTACCTGAGATGATAAAACAGGCGCAAGAGCTTGGTATAAAGATGGTTGCATGTTCAATGTCTATGGATGTTATGGGAATAAAAAAAGAAGAATTAATTGATGGTGTTGAGATTGGCGGTGTTGCCACATACCTTGGTGAGGCGAGCGAAGCAGGTGTGAATCTGTTTATCTAA
- a CDS encoding ECF transporter S component: MKNGVRFWVFSGVIIALVFVLTFTIKIPLMAGYFNIGDVVIMLSSILFGKSIGFMGGSFGSALADIVSGYTIYAPFTFVIKGLEGFICGLIFEKIEGKKKWASFIISTMLSGILMAVGYFLSEAFVLKYLSSALNINRNLQFGLKVALANLPFNLLQGVLSAIISIILAVPLYNNKFIRKMRI, from the coding sequence ATGAAAAACGGTGTAAGGTTTTGGGTATTTTCTGGGGTAATAATTGCTCTTGTGTTTGTTTTAACATTTACAATAAAGATACCGCTTATGGCAGGATATTTTAACATTGGCGATGTTGTGATAATGCTTTCTTCTATTTTGTTTGGTAAAAGTATAGGTTTTATGGGTGGAAGTTTTGGTTCTGCCCTTGCGGATATTGTTTCTGGTTATACCATTTATGCTCCTTTTACTTTTGTCATCAAAGGACTTGAAGGTTTTATCTGTGGACTGATTTTCGAGAAAATAGAAGGAAAGAAAAAGTGGGCATCTTTTATTATTTCGACAATGCTAAGTGGCATTCTTATGGCAGTGGGATATTTTTTGTCAGAAGCTTTTGTGTTAAAATATCTATCATCGGCATTAAATATTAATAGAAACTTACAATTTGGGCTTAAAGTTGCTCTTGCAAATTTGCCTTTTAATTTGCTTCAGGGTGTTTTGTCCGCAATAATTTCCATAATATTAGCTGTACCTCTTTATAATAATAAATTTATCAGGAAGATGAGAATTTGA
- a CDS encoding Nramp family divalent metal transporter, whose product MKNAREILKYIGPGLLVTVGFIDPGNWASNVAAGSSFGLKLLWVVLLSTIILIVLQHNAAHLGIATGLCLAEATSIYLNKSLATVMLSSAMLATVSTAMAEILGAAIALEMLFKIPIKFGCLIILPFTIFFLFSNSYKKVERWIIAFVSLIGLSFLIELFLVKVPVKDVVFGWITPSIPSGSLVVVLSILGAVVMPHNLFLHSEIIQSRQWNTQDEKVIKHQLKFEFVDTLFSMFIGFLINSSMIIIAHATFYTKGIAVESLPQAQQMLKPILGSFSATIFAFALLLSGISSSITAAYTGGTIMAGLYKRPYNIEELPTKVGIIIPLVLASIIILFISNPFKALIISQMLLSLQLPITIILQIYLTSSKKVMGKFANSLADKIILLIVAALVIGLDVFLLITSL is encoded by the coding sequence ATGAAAAACGCAAGAGAAATACTCAAATACATAGGGCCAGGACTTCTTGTCACAGTGGGATTTATCGACCCTGGAAACTGGGCATCAAACGTGGCTGCTGGTAGTAGCTTTGGTTTAAAGCTTTTGTGGGTAGTTTTACTATCCACCATAATTTTAATAGTGCTTCAGCACAACGCAGCTCATCTTGGCATTGCAACAGGTCTTTGCTTGGCTGAAGCAACTTCAATCTATCTTAATAAATCTCTTGCCACAGTAATGCTTTCATCTGCCATGCTGGCAACAGTTTCAACTGCTATGGCAGAAATCTTAGGCGCAGCAATTGCCCTTGAGATGCTTTTTAAAATTCCTATTAAGTTTGGGTGTTTAATCATCCTGCCTTTTACTATATTTTTCTTATTTTCTAACTCATATAAAAAGGTTGAAAGGTGGATAATTGCGTTTGTGTCGCTGATAGGTCTTTCCTTTTTGATAGAGCTTTTTCTTGTGAAGGTCCCTGTAAAAGATGTTGTCTTTGGCTGGATAACTCCAAGCATACCTTCTGGTTCACTGGTTGTGGTTCTTTCAATCCTTGGTGCAGTTGTCATGCCACACAATTTGTTTTTGCACTCTGAAATAATTCAGAGCAGGCAATGGAACACTCAAGACGAAAAGGTAATAAAACATCAGCTCAAATTTGAGTTTGTTGATACACTTTTTTCAATGTTTATAGGATTTTTAATTAACAGCAGTATGATTATAATAGCTCATGCAACCTTTTACACAAAAGGTATTGCTGTTGAATCGCTGCCACAGGCTCAGCAGATGTTAAAACCCATTTTGGGAAGTTTCTCTGCAACAATTTTTGCATTCGCTTTATTGCTTTCTGGCATCTCCTCAAGCATCACAGCTGCATATACAGGTGGAACTATCATGGCAGGACTTTATAAAAGGCCTTATAATATTGAAGAGCTGCCAACTAAAGTTGGAATTATCATTCCATTGGTGTTAGCATCTATCATAATACTTTTTATCTCAAACCCTTTCAAAGCTCTGATAATCTCACAGATGCTCTTGAGCTTGCAGCTGCCAATTACAATCATTCTTCAAATATACCTGACGTCATCCAAAAAAGTTATGGGTAAATTCGCAAACTCTTTAGCAGATAAAATAATTCTTTTGATTGTTGCAGCTTTAGTAATAGGACTTGATGTTTTTCTGCTCATCACATCTTTATAA
- a CDS encoding YerC/YecD family TrpR-related protein, with protein sequence MNEKLKNEMTDHLFEAILELRTIEECYNFFEDLCTVREIQELSQRFEVAKLLFEGAKYSDITKKTGASPATISRVNRCLNYGADGYKTVLLRLKQKSRLDDEK encoded by the coding sequence ATGAATGAAAAACTTAAGAATGAGATGACAGACCATCTTTTTGAAGCAATACTTGAACTGAGGACAATAGAGGAATGTTATAATTTTTTTGAAGATTTGTGCACGGTAAGAGAGATTCAGGAGCTTTCTCAAAGATTTGAGGTTGCAAAGCTTCTATTTGAGGGTGCAAAATATAGTGACATTACAAAAAAAACGGGGGCATCTCCTGCTACAATTAGCAGAGTAAACAGGTGTCTAAACTATGGAGCTGACGGCTACAAAACAGTGCTTTTACGACTTAAACAAAAATCAAGATTGGATGATGAAAAGTGA